The Spirosoma oryzicola region TTTAAAAAATTAATCGAGACTTCGTTTATTTTTACAGACGATTCATTCAACAGGATTGATGCTGTTTGTCAGCGTAATCTTCGTTTTACCCTTCATAAATCCTCAATCTATTTTAGCATGAAAAACGACAAACGGGCGGCTTCATCGGAGACAAATGGGCAAAGTTCCCGCCGATCTTTCCTGAAGACCCTCGGTATTGCCGGTACAGCCGCTGCCGCTTCTCCTGTTGCCTTGGCGAAGCCCAACGCTACTCCTATCCCTCAATACCTCGACCTGATAAAAAGCCACTCCAGCACAGCGGCTAATGACAAAATCCGAATTGCCCTCGTTGGTACGGGCGGCATGGGCATTGGCGATACGCAAACGGCGCTGATGGTCGATGGTATCGAGATGGTTGCAGCCTGCGATTTGTATGATGGTCGTCTTCGTCGGGCCCGCGAACTTTGGGGCGAACAGTTGCCCGTTACCAAGGACTACCGGGAAATACTAGAGCGTAAAGACGTTGACGCCATCATCAACGGTACCACCGACCACTGGCACGAAAAAATATCGACCGACGCCATGCGCAAAGGCAAGCACGTGTATTGCGAAAAGCCAATGGTGCAAAAATTTGAAGATGGGCATACGCTCATTAAAGTGGCCAAAGAAACCGGTAAAGTGTTTCAGGTCGGCAGCCAGTTCGCCAGTTCACTGCTGATTGCCAAAGCCCGTGAACTGATGAAAGCGGGTGACATTGGTGAACTAGTTTTTGCCGAAGCCATCTACGACCGACACAGCGCAATGGGTGCCTGGCAATATTCTATCCCCCCCGATGCGTCACCCCAGACCGTTGACTGGGATACGTACCTTGGTAGCGCGCCCAAACGCCCCTGGGACCCGCTCCGTTTTTTCCGGTGGCGGAATTACCAGGACTATGGCACCGGCATTGCGGGTGATCTGTACGTCCACCTGCTGACCTCGCTACATTGCATCACGGGTTCGAAAGGACCAACCCGCGTGTATTCGAGCGGAGGTACGCGCTACTGGAAAGATGGTCGCGATGTGCCGGACATTCAGTTAAGTATCTACGATT contains the following coding sequences:
- a CDS encoding Gfo/Idh/MocA family protein; protein product: MKNDKRAASSETNGQSSRRSFLKTLGIAGTAAAASPVALAKPNATPIPQYLDLIKSHSSTAANDKIRIALVGTGGMGIGDTQTALMVDGIEMVAACDLYDGRLRRARELWGEQLPVTKDYREILERKDVDAIINGTTDHWHEKISTDAMRKGKHVYCEKPMVQKFEDGHTLIKVAKETGKVFQVGSQFASSLLIAKARELMKAGDIGELVFAEAIYDRHSAMGAWQYSIPPDASPQTVDWDTYLGSAPKRPWDPLRFFRWRNYQDYGTGIAGDLYVHLLTSLHCITGSKGPTRVYSSGGTRYWKDGRDVPDIQLSIYDYPKTAEHPEFNLTTRSNFVDGGGGNYLVRIVGTEGDLSLGFDSLTVHRNKFPKAPGMSIDNFPKDQKELFVKEYAKMYPSRPELEGPKEFKYSFPKDYKGDRYEHFANFFNSIRTGAPNVEDATFGLRACGPTQCGNMSFAQKKAISWDPINMKILGAV